The following coding sequences lie in one Pseudoxanthomonas sp. SE1 genomic window:
- the lpxA gene encoding acyl-ACP--UDP-N-acetylglucosamine O-acyltransferase: MSAPTAIHPSAVVDPGATLGEGVRIGPFVYVGPEVEIGDGTVIGPHCTVTGPTRIGRDNIFVGHAAIGGDPQDKKFKGERVELVIGDRNQVREFVTLNRGTGTGGGITRVGSDNMLLAYTHVAHDCIVGNHCVFSNNSTLAGHVTVEDWVIMSGFAGVHQFCRVGAHAFIGMGVLLSGDVPPFTMVAGDAAGRPRGINSEGLKRRGFDADRIAAIKRAYRTLYVAGLPLAEARQQLAEQAQASDDVKALLHFIDSGDRPLQR, translated from the coding sequence ATGAGCGCCCCCACCGCCATCCATCCCAGCGCGGTCGTCGATCCCGGCGCGACGCTGGGCGAAGGCGTGCGCATCGGCCCGTTCGTCTATGTCGGCCCCGAGGTCGAGATCGGCGACGGCACCGTGATCGGCCCACACTGCACCGTCACTGGCCCGACGCGGATCGGTCGCGACAATATTTTCGTCGGGCACGCCGCCATCGGTGGCGATCCGCAGGACAAGAAGTTCAAGGGCGAGCGCGTCGAACTGGTCATCGGCGACCGCAACCAGGTGCGCGAGTTCGTCACGCTGAACCGCGGCACCGGCACCGGCGGCGGCATCACCCGCGTCGGCAGCGACAACATGCTGCTGGCCTATACGCACGTGGCGCACGATTGCATCGTCGGCAACCACTGCGTGTTCTCCAACAACTCCACGCTGGCGGGCCACGTGACCGTCGAGGACTGGGTGATCATGAGCGGCTTCGCCGGCGTGCACCAGTTCTGCCGCGTCGGCGCGCATGCCTTCATCGGCATGGGCGTGCTGCTGAGCGGCGATGTGCCGCCGTTCACCATGGTCGCCGGCGACGCCGCCGGCCGGCCGCGCGGCATCAACAGCGAGGGCCTCAAGCGGCGCGGCTTCGACGCCGACCGCATCGCGGCCATCAAGCGCGCCTACCGCACGCTGTACGTCGCCGGCCTGCCGCTGGCGGAGGCCAGGCAGCAATTGGCCGAACAGGCCCAGGCCAGCGACGACGTGAAGGCGCTGCTGCACTTCATCGACAGCGGCGACCGGCCGTTGCAGCGGTGA
- the fabZ gene encoding 3-hydroxyacyl-ACP dehydratase FabZ, with translation MTLDLQLPVDSATIRKLLPHRYPFLLVDRVVEFEKDKRVLAYKNITQNEPFFTGHFPDRPIMPGVLIIEALAQAGGLLTQLSHQGDTAGRMFYMVKVENARFTRMVVPGDRLDLDVTLKRLIRNMAFYTGVASVNGEQVACADVLCAEDTR, from the coding sequence ATGACCCTGGACCTGCAACTGCCCGTCGACTCGGCCACCATCCGCAAGCTGCTGCCGCACCGTTACCCGTTCCTGCTGGTGGACCGCGTGGTGGAGTTCGAGAAGGACAAGCGCGTGCTGGCCTACAAGAACATCACCCAGAACGAGCCCTTCTTCACCGGCCACTTCCCGGACCGTCCGATCATGCCGGGCGTGCTGATCATCGAGGCATTGGCGCAGGCCGGCGGCCTGTTGACCCAGTTGTCGCACCAGGGCGATACCGCTGGCCGCATGTTCTACATGGTGAAAGTGGAGAACGCGCGCTTCACCCGCATGGTGGTGCCGGGCGACCGGCTGGACCTGGACGTCACCCTGAAGCGACTGATCCGCAACATGGCGTTCTATACCGGCGTGGCGTCGGTCAACGGCGAACAGGTCGCCTGCGCCGACGTGCTGTGCGCCGAGGACACCCGCTGA
- the lpxD gene encoding UDP-3-O-(3-hydroxymyristoyl)glucosamine N-acyltransferase — protein MTSPSFTAGELAERFALELRGDADLRIHGVATLARADAGQLAFLANTRYRAQLADSRASLVVLRADDADAATGAVLIAKDPYAAFARMAALFESKPDRAPGVHSSAVIDPTARIAPGAHVGPFVTVGARSVIGEGAVIGPGCVIGDDCLVGDGCELIARVTLVTRVRLGQRVLVHPGAVIGADGFGLAMDSGHWIKVPQLGGVVVGDDCEIGANTTIDRGALDDTVLEEDVRLDNQIQIGHNVRIGAHTAMAGCSAAAGSARIGRYCLIGGAAGVLGHLEICDRVVVTAMSLVTSSITEPGEYSSGTPLTDNRTWRKNAARFKQLDALARRVLAADKET, from the coding sequence ATGACCTCCCCATCCTTCACCGCTGGCGAACTGGCCGAACGCTTCGCGCTCGAACTGCGCGGCGATGCGGACCTCCGCATCCACGGCGTCGCCACGCTGGCGCGGGCCGACGCCGGGCAGCTCGCCTTCCTCGCCAATACCCGCTATCGCGCCCAGTTGGCCGACAGCCGGGCCAGCCTGGTCGTCCTGCGGGCGGACGATGCCGATGCCGCCACCGGCGCCGTCCTGATCGCCAAGGACCCGTACGCCGCCTTCGCCCGGATGGCCGCACTGTTCGAGAGCAAACCGGACCGTGCGCCCGGAGTGCACTCCAGCGCCGTGATCGATCCGACCGCACGCATCGCGCCGGGCGCCCATGTGGGTCCGTTCGTCACGGTGGGTGCGCGCAGCGTCATCGGCGAGGGTGCCGTCATCGGCCCCGGTTGCGTGATCGGCGACGACTGCCTCGTGGGCGACGGCTGCGAGCTGATCGCCCGCGTCACCCTGGTCACGCGCGTGCGCCTGGGCCAGCGCGTGCTGGTCCATCCTGGCGCGGTGATCGGTGCTGATGGATTCGGACTGGCGATGGACAGCGGCCACTGGATCAAGGTGCCGCAGCTGGGCGGCGTGGTGGTCGGCGACGACTGCGAGATCGGCGCCAACACCACCATCGACCGCGGCGCACTGGATGACACGGTGCTGGAAGAGGACGTGCGCCTCGACAACCAGATCCAGATCGGCCACAACGTCCGCATCGGCGCGCATACCGCGATGGCCGGCTGCAGCGCCGCCGCCGGCAGCGCGCGCATCGGCCGCTACTGCCTGATCGGCGGCGCCGCCGGCGTGCTGGGACATCTGGAAATCTGCGACCGGGTGGTGGTCACCGCCATGTCGCTGGTGACCAGCTCCATCACCGAGCCCGGCGAATATTCCAGCGGCACGCCGCTCACCGACAACCGTACCTGGCGCAAGAACGCCGCCCGATTCAAGCAACTGGACGCCTTGGCACGACGCGTGCTGGCGGCCGACAAGGAAACCTGA
- the bamA gene encoding outer membrane protein assembly factor BamA, whose translation MTRLPSRRLIALALASAIAMPALAQTTEPAAAPAMAEPLGSASFTATDIRIDGLQRISTGTVLTYLPIERGDQVTSAGVSESIRALYKTGFFEDVKLDRQGDILVVTVTERPAINKLTLTGNKDIKTEDLLTGLKDIGLAEGETFDRLSLDRVTQELVRQYNNRGKYNVEITPTVSPLDRNRVDVTIAVKEGKAAKIKHVNVIGAEKFPAEDLLESWESKESTWLSWYRRDDQYSKEKLSGDMERLNSWYLDRGYVDFSIDSTQVSISPDKRDMFISAGITEGEQYKISDVKVTGDTVLPKEEIEKLVIVKPEQTFSRILLEMTSDTITSTLGNIGYAFAQVNPIPTIDRENRTVAINLQVVPGPRVNVRRITFKGNTRTADEVLRREMRQFEGSWFSQVAVDRSRVRLRRLGYFETVEAETTPVPGTTDQVDVVFNVKETTSGSFVFGLGYSQLSGLTTSIQLSQNNFLGGGNRVSVEAQRSDYLQRYSFSYTNPFFTDEGMSLGYNLWWREFDYSDFNTAQYSTTSAAAQGILGLPISENDTVSLLFGVDSNEILTFGGSTPQAIIDYIDAVGQRTFHAWRAELGWARDTRNDYFMPTGGTYQRISAEVALPGSTVEYYKLNYEFSKYWSLSPAFVLNTRAEIGYGDSYGSDIYRYICRVNGSDPQIPGQGTTTPPAADGTCADGGTLDRMLVATGLPFFENFYAGGTRSVRGFRDNTLGPRSEVISGYRGQPLGGSLKTTGSVELIFPKLFDSNAARVAAFFDFGNVFDGVDNFDAGELRASTGISLLWRAPVGPISISYAFPIKKEDGDELERLQFTFGGAF comes from the coding sequence ATGACGCGACTGCCTTCCCGCCGCCTGATTGCCCTCGCCCTGGCTTCGGCCATCGCCATGCCGGCACTGGCCCAGACGACGGAACCCGCCGCCGCACCTGCAATGGCCGAACCGCTGGGCAGCGCGTCCTTCACCGCCACGGACATCCGCATCGATGGCCTGCAGCGCATTTCTACCGGTACCGTCCTGACCTACCTGCCGATCGAACGGGGCGACCAGGTCACTTCGGCCGGCGTGTCCGAGTCGATCCGCGCGCTGTACAAGACCGGCTTCTTCGAGGACGTGAAGCTGGACCGCCAGGGCGACATCCTGGTGGTGACCGTCACCGAGCGCCCGGCGATCAACAAGTTGACCCTCACCGGCAACAAGGACATCAAGACCGAAGACCTGCTGACGGGCCTGAAGGACATCGGCCTGGCCGAAGGCGAGACCTTCGACCGCCTGAGCCTGGACCGCGTCACCCAGGAACTGGTGCGCCAGTACAACAACCGCGGCAAGTACAACGTCGAGATCACTCCCACGGTCAGCCCGCTCGACCGCAATCGCGTGGACGTGACCATCGCCGTCAAGGAAGGCAAGGCGGCCAAGATCAAGCACGTCAACGTGATCGGCGCCGAGAAGTTCCCCGCCGAGGACCTGCTGGAGAGCTGGGAGTCCAAGGAAAGCACCTGGCTGTCCTGGTACCGCCGCGACGACCAGTACTCGAAGGAGAAGCTGTCGGGCGACATGGAGCGCCTGAACTCCTGGTACCTGGACCGTGGCTACGTGGACTTCAGTATCGACTCCACCCAGGTGTCGATCAGCCCCGACAAGCGCGACATGTTCATCTCCGCCGGCATCACCGAAGGCGAGCAGTACAAGATCTCCGACGTGAAGGTCACCGGCGACACGGTGCTGCCGAAGGAAGAAATCGAAAAGCTGGTGATCGTGAAGCCGGAGCAGACCTTCTCGCGCATCCTGCTCGAGATGACATCCGACACCATCACCTCGACACTGGGCAACATCGGTTACGCGTTCGCCCAGGTGAATCCGATCCCCACCATCGATCGCGAGAACCGTACCGTCGCGATCAACCTGCAGGTGGTGCCCGGGCCGCGCGTCAACGTGCGCCGCATCACCTTCAAGGGCAACACGCGCACGGCGGATGAAGTGCTGCGCCGCGAAATGCGCCAGTTCGAAGGCAGCTGGTTCTCGCAGGTGGCCGTGGACCGCTCGCGCGTGCGCCTGCGCCGCCTGGGCTACTTCGAGACCGTGGAAGCGGAAACCACGCCCGTCCCGGGCACGACCGACCAGGTCGACGTGGTGTTCAACGTGAAGGAAACCACCTCGGGCAGCTTCGTGTTCGGCCTGGGCTATTCGCAGCTGTCCGGCCTGACCACGTCGATCCAGTTGTCGCAGAACAACTTCCTGGGCGGCGGCAACCGCGTGTCGGTGGAAGCGCAGCGCAGCGACTACCTGCAGCGCTATTCGTTCTCCTACACCAATCCGTTCTTCACCGACGAAGGCATGTCGCTGGGCTACAACCTGTGGTGGCGCGAGTTCGACTACTCGGACTTCAACACCGCCCAGTACTCCACCACCAGCGCTGCGGCACAGGGCATCCTGGGCCTGCCGATCTCCGAGAACGATACCGTCTCGCTGCTGTTCGGCGTCGACAGCAACGAAATCCTGACCTTCGGCGGCTCCACACCGCAGGCGATCATCGACTACATCGATGCCGTCGGCCAGCGCACCTTCCATGCCTGGCGTGCAGAGCTGGGCTGGGCCCGCGACACGCGCAACGACTACTTCATGCCCACGGGCGGTACCTACCAGCGCATTTCGGCCGAAGTCGCGCTCCCGGGCTCCACCGTCGAGTACTACAAGCTCAACTACGAGTTCTCGAAGTACTGGTCGCTCAGCCCCGCTTTCGTGCTGAACACCCGCGCCGAGATCGGCTACGGCGACAGTTACGGCTCGGACATCTACCGCTACATCTGCCGTGTCAACGGTTCCGACCCGCAGATCCCGGGCCAGGGAACCACGACCCCGCCGGCGGCGGACGGCACCTGCGCCGATGGCGGCACGCTGGACAGGATGCTGGTGGCGACCGGCCTGCCGTTCTTCGAGAATTTCTACGCGGGCGGCACGCGGTCCGTGCGCGGCTTCCGCGACAACACCCTGGGCCCGCGATCGGAGGTCATCTCCGGTTACCGCGGCCAGCCGCTGGGTGGTTCGCTGAAGACCACCGGCTCGGTCGAACTGATCTTCCCGAAACTGTTCGACTCCAATGCCGCGCGCGTTGCGGCGTTCTTCGACTTCGGCAACGTGTTCGACGGCGTGGACAACTTCGATGCCGGCGAGCTGCGCGCATCCACCGGTATCTCGCTGCTGTGGCGCGCGCCGGTGGGCCCGATCTCGATCAGCTACGCCTTCCCGATCAAGAAGGAAGACGGCGACGAGCTGGAACGCCTGCAGTTCACCTTCGGCGGCGCGTTCTGA
- the rseP gene encoding RIP metalloprotease RseP: MSDVLGSIWWMIVALGVLVTFHEFGHYWVARRCGVKVLRFSVGFGKPLWSRRDRHGTEFAIAAIPLGGYVKMLDEAEGDVPAAQQDQAFNRKSVWQRIAVVAAGPLANVLLCIVLLWAMFVLGKQDYSATLGGVSGIAADAGFMRGDRIVRIGDRKIDTWADASIVLTKAAIDGDDVPVEVETASGSQLTRTLPLSRLPVGFDQENAIGLSGLVWRHWVAPAIIGKVTPGSAADGVLNVGDVVTAVDGHPVHGFNDIATQVDALGKRGGAAMIEVDRAGERLAFELAPRRTRHPEAGQGDYWALGLAPPAKVQMPGYDATLHYGPVAAVPAALRETGKLTADSLGMIRRMLTGDASLKNVSGPITIAQVANVSAKRGPDWFLWFLAAMSLSLAIINLLPIPVLDGGHLLYYLIELVKGSPLSERHMVAGQYMGLAALAGLMGLAFYNDILRLVT, translated from the coding sequence ATGAGTGACGTGCTGGGCTCAATCTGGTGGATGATCGTGGCCCTGGGCGTGCTGGTCACGTTCCACGAATTCGGCCACTACTGGGTGGCGCGCCGCTGCGGCGTGAAGGTGCTGCGTTTTTCCGTGGGCTTCGGCAAGCCGCTGTGGTCGCGCCGCGACCGCCATGGCACCGAGTTCGCCATCGCCGCCATCCCGCTGGGCGGCTACGTCAAGATGCTGGACGAGGCCGAGGGCGATGTCCCCGCCGCGCAACAGGACCAGGCGTTCAACCGCAAGTCGGTGTGGCAGCGCATCGCCGTGGTCGCCGCCGGCCCGCTGGCGAACGTCCTGCTCTGCATCGTCCTGCTGTGGGCCATGTTCGTGCTGGGCAAACAGGACTACTCGGCCACGCTGGGCGGCGTAAGCGGCATCGCCGCCGATGCGGGCTTCATGCGCGGCGACAGGATCGTCCGGATCGGCGACCGCAAGATCGATACCTGGGCCGACGCCTCCATCGTGCTCACCAAGGCCGCCATCGATGGCGATGACGTCCCGGTCGAGGTGGAAACCGCCTCCGGCAGCCAACTGACCCGCACGCTGCCACTGTCCCGCCTGCCGGTCGGGTTCGACCAGGAGAACGCCATCGGCCTGAGCGGGCTGGTCTGGCGGCATTGGGTCGCGCCGGCGATCATCGGCAAGGTCACCCCGGGCTCGGCCGCCGACGGCGTACTGAACGTCGGCGACGTGGTGACGGCCGTGGACGGTCACCCGGTGCATGGTTTCAACGACATCGCCACCCAGGTCGACGCCTTGGGCAAACGCGGAGGCGCGGCCATGATCGAAGTCGATCGTGCCGGTGAGCGCCTGGCCTTCGAACTGGCGCCGCGCCGGACCCGGCATCCCGAGGCCGGCCAGGGCGACTACTGGGCCCTGGGACTGGCGCCCCCCGCGAAGGTGCAGATGCCCGGCTACGATGCCACGCTCCACTATGGCCCGGTCGCCGCCGTCCCGGCCGCCCTGCGCGAAACCGGCAAGCTGACCGCGGACTCGCTGGGCATGATCCGCCGGATGCTCACCGGGGATGCCTCGCTGAAGAACGTTTCGGGCCCCATCACCATCGCCCAGGTCGCCAACGTATCGGCCAAACGCGGGCCGGATTGGTTCCTCTGGTTCCTGGCGGCCATGTCCCTGAGCCTGGCCATCATCAACCTGCTGCCGATTCCTGTCTTGGACGGCGGCCACCTGCTGTATTACCTTATTGAATTGGTCAAGGGCAGCCCCTTGAGCGAACGCCACATGGTGGCTGGACAATATATGGGCCTGGCCGCGCTGGCGGGCCTGATGGGACTGGCGTTCTACAACGACATCCTGCGTCTGGTGACCTGA
- a CDS encoding 1-deoxy-D-xylulose-5-phosphate reductoisomerase translates to MAAHAQRNVAVLGATGSIGASALDVVARHPDRYRASVLSAGCNVEALLALCTLHRPDHAVVADESQFARLRDGLSDAGLATRAHAGAAALDALVSDPGCDIVVAAIVGAAGLSSTLAAARAGKRLLLANKESLVLAGELMTAAADAAGAEIIPIDSEHNAIFQCLRSRQAQGEVARIVLTASGGPFRGWSRGDLARVSREQAVAHPKWSMGPKISVDSATLMNKGLELIEAHHLFGVERERLDVLVHPQSLVHSLVEFVDGSTLAQLGLPDMRTSLAVGLGWPERIASGVPGLDLLRHPRLDFEAPDLDAFPCLRLAWHAMTAGGTAPAVLNAANEVAVSAFLQGRIGFLSIPALVEDALAALPATPADSLDALLEADAQARRLTERNLAGHLSP, encoded by the coding sequence ATGGCCGCGCACGCACAACGCAACGTGGCGGTCCTCGGCGCGACCGGCTCCATCGGCGCATCGGCGCTGGATGTGGTCGCACGCCATCCCGACCGCTACCGCGCCAGCGTGCTTTCAGCCGGCTGCAATGTGGAGGCGTTGCTCGCACTGTGCACCCTGCATCGGCCCGACCATGCCGTCGTCGCCGACGAAAGCCAGTTCGCACGCTTGCGTGACGGCCTGTCCGACGCCGGGCTGGCGACCCGCGCACACGCCGGCGCCGCGGCCCTGGATGCGCTGGTGTCCGACCCCGGCTGCGACATCGTCGTAGCTGCCATCGTCGGCGCTGCGGGGCTGTCGTCGACCCTGGCGGCGGCCCGCGCCGGCAAACGCCTGCTGCTGGCCAACAAGGAGTCGCTCGTCCTCGCCGGTGAGCTGATGACCGCCGCCGCGGACGCCGCCGGTGCCGAGATCATCCCGATCGACAGCGAGCACAACGCGATCTTCCAGTGCCTGCGTTCACGACAGGCTCAGGGCGAAGTCGCCCGCATCGTACTGACGGCGTCGGGTGGCCCGTTCCGCGGATGGAGCCGTGGGGATCTGGCCCGCGTCTCGCGCGAACAGGCCGTCGCCCATCCCAAATGGTCGATGGGCCCGAAGATTTCGGTCGATTCGGCGACCCTGATGAACAAAGGCCTGGAACTGATCGAGGCCCATCACTTGTTCGGCGTGGAGCGCGAACGGCTGGACGTGCTGGTGCATCCGCAGAGTCTGGTGCACTCCCTCGTGGAATTCGTCGATGGTTCCACGCTGGCGCAGTTGGGATTGCCCGACATGCGTACGTCCCTGGCCGTGGGACTGGGCTGGCCGGAAAGGATCGCATCGGGGGTGCCGGGCCTGGACCTGTTGCGGCATCCACGACTGGACTTCGAGGCGCCCGACCTGGATGCCTTTCCCTGCCTGCGGCTGGCCTGGCACGCAATGACGGCCGGAGGCACGGCGCCAGCGGTCCTGAACGCTGCGAACGAAGTCGCAGTTTCAGCCTTTCTTCAGGGCCGGATCGGTTTCCTATCCATTCCTGCGCTGGTCGAGGATGCCCTCGCCGCGTTGCCCGCAACGCCGGCCGATTCGCTGGATGCGCTGCTGGAAGCGGACGCGCAGGCACGCCGACTGACCGAACGCAACCTCGCAGGCCACCTCTCCCCATGA
- a CDS encoding phosphatidate cytidylyltransferase, translated as MSTPSATRTRVIAALVMAPFAIGAILLLPTSWLVMLAALVFLVGLWEWFKLAEIDDTLQRTVLLTANLLLMVLLVWASRGSTDLVPLRLMALVGAMWWLLALLWLRFFHFASDHETWARVFKLAAGTLAVVPAWCALGLIHSSEPNGHIWLFVALAIVWAADSGAYFAGRHFGGRWFLGRKLAPRISPNKTLEGLLGGLAAGMLVAGVGALIAGVDLAQVPGVLLVAVFTVLFSVVGDLFESLLKRHVGAKDSGDVIPGHGGVLDRIDGVLAALPIFVLGKEVFGF; from the coding sequence ATGAGCACGCCCAGCGCCACCCGCACCCGCGTCATCGCAGCGCTGGTGATGGCGCCCTTTGCCATCGGCGCGATCCTGCTGCTGCCCACGTCGTGGCTGGTGATGCTGGCGGCGCTGGTGTTCCTGGTCGGGCTGTGGGAGTGGTTCAAGCTCGCCGAGATAGACGACACCCTGCAGCGCACCGTGCTGCTGACCGCCAACCTGCTGCTGATGGTGCTGCTGGTGTGGGCATCGCGCGGATCGACGGATCTGGTCCCCCTGCGCCTGATGGCCCTCGTGGGCGCGATGTGGTGGCTGCTGGCCCTGCTGTGGCTGCGCTTCTTCCATTTCGCGTCCGATCACGAGACCTGGGCGCGCGTGTTCAAGCTGGCCGCCGGCACGCTGGCCGTGGTGCCCGCCTGGTGCGCGCTGGGCCTGATCCACTCCTCCGAGCCGAATGGACACATCTGGTTGTTCGTCGCGCTGGCCATCGTCTGGGCGGCCGATAGTGGCGCGTACTTCGCAGGGCGCCACTTCGGCGGCCGCTGGTTCCTCGGCAGGAAGCTCGCTCCGCGCATCAGCCCCAACAAGACGCTCGAAGGGCTGCTCGGTGGCCTGGCAGCCGGCATGCTGGTGGCGGGCGTCGGTGCACTCATCGCCGGTGTGGACCTGGCGCAGGTGCCCGGTGTGCTGCTGGTGGCGGTATTCACGGTGCTGTTCTCGGTGGTCGGCGACCTGTTTGAAAGCCTGCTCAAGCGGCATGTCGGTGCCAAGGATTCGGGCGACGTGATCCCCGGCCACGGCGGCGTGCTGGATCGCATCGATGGTGTGCTCGCGGCGCTGCCCATCTTCGTGCTGGGCAAGGAAGTCTTCGGGTTCTGA
- the uppS gene encoding polyprenyl diphosphate synthase, giving the protein MSPAVPASVPRHLAVIMDGNGRWAERRRRPRVIGHRAGARAVNTCIDFCLERGIGALTLFAFSSENWGRPEEEVGALMKLFLNALDREVDELHRREVRVRFIGDRARFSADIRARMDAAEALTRGNTRLHLVIAASYGGRQDIAHAARALATEVAAGRLRPEDIDEATLGAHVALADLPPPDLFIRTGGDHRISNFLLWQLAYTELWFTDVLWPDLDATLLQRALDDFAQRERRFGLTSAQIASGTHEDTTA; this is encoded by the coding sequence ATGTCCCCTGCCGTCCCCGCGTCCGTGCCCCGCCACCTGGCCGTCATCATGGACGGCAACGGGCGCTGGGCCGAACGCCGCCGCCGCCCGCGCGTGATCGGCCACCGCGCCGGCGCGCGCGCGGTCAACACCTGCATCGATTTCTGCCTGGAACGCGGCATCGGCGCGCTGACCCTGTTCGCGTTCTCCAGCGAGAACTGGGGTCGCCCCGAGGAAGAAGTCGGCGCGCTGATGAAGCTGTTCCTCAACGCGCTGGACCGCGAAGTCGACGAACTGCACCGCCGCGAGGTACGCGTGCGCTTCATCGGCGACCGCGCTCGATTTTCCGCCGACATCCGCGCACGCATGGACGCGGCCGAGGCACTGACCCGCGGCAACACGCGCCTGCACCTGGTGATCGCGGCGAGCTATGGCGGGCGCCAGGACATCGCGCACGCGGCGCGTGCGCTGGCCACCGAAGTCGCGGCCGGACGCCTGCGGCCCGAGGACATCGACGAAGCCACGCTCGGCGCCCATGTCGCGCTGGCCGACCTGCCGCCGCCCGACCTCTTCATCCGCACCGGCGGCGACCACCGCATCAGCAATTTCCTGCTGTGGCAGCTGGCCTATACCGAACTCTGGTTCACCGACGTGCTGTGGCCCGACCTGGACGCGACGCTGCTGCAGCGCGCCCTGGACGACTTCGCGCAGCGCGAGCGCCGCTTCGGTCTGACCAGCGCGCAGATCGCCAGCGGCACCCACGAGGACACAACGGCATGA
- the frr gene encoding ribosome recycling factor, whose protein sequence is MLNDIKKDAQARMTKSIEALRHTLVKVRTGRASTALVEHLKVNYYGSDMPLSQVATVTVSDSRSLTITPWEKQMVGAVEKAILASDLGLTPNTAGTTIRLNLPALTEERRKELSKVVHGEGEDAKVAIRNIRRDANQQVKDLLKDKQITEDEERRTEDEIQKLTDKSIKDVDDVVKAKEQELMAV, encoded by the coding sequence ATGCTCAACGACATCAAGAAAGACGCGCAGGCGCGCATGACCAAGAGCATCGAGGCGCTCCGCCACACGCTGGTGAAGGTCCGCACGGGGCGCGCTTCCACGGCCCTGGTCGAGCACCTGAAGGTCAACTACTACGGGTCGGACATGCCACTGAGCCAGGTCGCCACCGTGACCGTCTCCGACTCCCGTTCACTCACGATCACCCCGTGGGAAAAGCAGATGGTCGGCGCAGTCGAGAAGGCCATCCTGGCGTCCGACCTGGGCCTGACCCCGAATACCGCCGGCACCACCATCCGCCTGAACCTGCCGGCGCTGACCGAAGAGCGCCGCAAGGAGCTGTCCAAGGTCGTCCATGGCGAAGGCGAGGACGCGAAGGTGGCGATCCGCAACATCCGCCGCGACGCCAACCAGCAGGTCAAGGACCTGTTGAAGGACAAACAGATCACCGAGGACGAGGAACGTCGTACCGAGGACGAGATCCAGAAGCTGACCGACAAGTCCATCAAGGACGTCGACGACGTGGTCAAGGCCAAGGAACAGGAACTGATGGCGGTCTGA
- a CDS encoding cation diffusion facilitator family transporter, producing the protein MGHGHHHGHGAHAHPQASTTRTFAWVTLINLAYTAIEAGYGFHTNSLALLSDALHNLGDVLGLALAWGAAVLAGRRPRGRHTYGWRRATLLSPLANAVLLVVFSGALGWEAVRRFSAPPEIPATPVIVVASLGILVNLGAAWLVKDGHAHDLNKRGAFLHLMADAAVSLAAVLAGVGMATLGWAWLDPATALLIAVVVAVGSWGLLRASFDAAMDAVPASVDPDDVRRFLHEQPGVSAVHHLHIWSLGANEIALTAHLVRAREDDHDAFIDATVHTLDHRFGINHATLQIERGGACGHDLHDAAPHHSR; encoded by the coding sequence ATGGGACACGGACACCACCACGGCCACGGGGCGCATGCCCATCCGCAGGCATCGACCACGCGCACCTTCGCGTGGGTCACCCTGATCAACCTCGCCTATACCGCCATCGAGGCGGGCTACGGTTTCCACACGAACTCGCTGGCGCTGCTGTCGGACGCGCTGCACAACCTCGGCGACGTGCTCGGGTTGGCGCTGGCCTGGGGTGCCGCCGTCCTGGCCGGGCGGCGGCCGCGCGGACGCCACACCTACGGCTGGCGACGCGCCACCCTGCTGTCGCCGCTGGCCAACGCGGTCCTGCTGGTGGTCTTTTCCGGCGCGCTGGGCTGGGAAGCCGTCCGCCGTTTCAGCGCACCGCCCGAAATCCCCGCCACACCGGTCATCGTGGTCGCCTCGCTGGGCATTCTGGTCAATCTGGGCGCCGCTTGGCTGGTGAAGGATGGCCATGCGCACGACCTCAACAAGCGGGGCGCCTTCCTGCACCTGATGGCCGACGCCGCCGTATCGCTGGCCGCGGTACTGGCTGGTGTCGGCATGGCCACGCTGGGCTGGGCCTGGCTGGATCCGGCCACGGCGCTGCTGATCGCGGTCGTGGTCGCGGTCGGGTCGTGGGGACTGCTCCGCGCCAGCTTCGACGCGGCCATGGATGCCGTACCGGCCAGCGTGGACCCGGACGACGTCCGCCGCTTCCTGCACGAGCAGCCCGGCGTCTCGGCCGTGCACCACCTGCACATCTGGTCGCTGGGCGCCAATGAGATCGCCCTGACCGCGCACCTGGTGCGTGCGCGGGAGGACGACCACGATGCCTTCATCGACGCCACCGTGCACACGCTGGACCATCGCTTCGGCATCAACCACGCCACCCTGCAGATCGAACGTGGTGGGGCATGCGGCCACGACCTGCACGATGCGGCGCCGCATCATTCCCGCTGA